Part of the Oreochromis aureus strain Israel breed Guangdong linkage group 20, ZZ_aureus, whole genome shotgun sequence genome, GTAATCTGCCTAACTCATCCGCACACACCAGCTTGGGAATGTAGTACTTAAAGTGGACAACATACTATGCTCGTATATGTACATTATGATGCAAAGTAATCTAGTTCTGCAAAGATATGAGAACAGAGTTTTGAGAAACACACTCACTTTCTTTCCAAGAGCCAGATGACAGGATGAATGCTGCTCTCATATTTGTTAAATAGAAGTTACATCCACAACTTAATTGTCTGAGAGTAAATACTGAACACATGGAAAAAAACCTGAATCCTTCCAAAGGGAACAAAAAAAGTCTGAACAcattttttatctttctttcttctACGAGACAACATGATTATTCTCTTCATTCTACGCTAAGCTAATTGGCCACTGGCTATAATGTATGTTTATTGTATAGACAAGAGAGTGGCCTCAATCTGTTCACTTAactctaaaaataaatcaaataagcGGATCCCCCTAAATGTTTACTAGTTCTTTAATAAGATCATTGGATTTTGGTCATTTAGTGTAACCTGTGTGGTCTGAGTGGTTCACGGAGTGTTGGCTCACACTGTGATGGGGCATCCCAATGGATGCCTGCTGGATCGAAATACAGTATGCATGAGTAACGCTCCACACCGATTCAACCAATCAAAACGGTCTCTGATGCAGAAATCTTTTTTAAGATCGTGGGCTCACGTAGCACAACATAGCTGCAtttgcgtgtctgtgtgtgcgtgtgtttctgTGCGCACAGATAAGCAAACTCAGCAGCTTTCACCTCAGATTGCTTTCTCAGGCTTAAGTTTCCCACAGCCCAGGGGTCAGTGTCAAGGCTGTGTGAAAAAGCACTGCTGTGATAGTATGTGGGTTCAAAATTTGTGGTGGCCCAAAACGGGCATTAGGAAAAGCTATTTGACAGGTTGTCTGCTCAGCAATAGAATTTGTACTGTTCCCAGTTGATATGTGAAAGTCTTCCCAGAATGCTGTGAAAGGTAGACTGTGGTACTTTCCTTAGGActggaaataaataagtgacaaAACATACCAAAAGATCATTGCACAAGGGAGGGGATGAGCACTGTAGTGGAAAGGAATTTTTTCGAACATGTTCTACTTCCTGGCTCCCTAGGTGGGTGACAGACAGGAGATGACATTTAATACAAATTGCTGTACAGTCTTTACAGGCTGGATACAGAAGCAGGTCAGAGCAGAGGCCAAGGATCCATCTTAGATGACCTCCCTGCTGTTGCGAATGGCACAGCAGAGCACCATACTGAAAATCATCCCAATGATCTGTagagcagaaaacagaaatCATCTTATTATCAGTCATCACGTACGTATGTGCATTTCTGACTTTTCTCTTCTCCCTGCTCACCATGACACCAGCAATTCCTATGCCCACGTATCCGACGATGAAGAGTTTACTGTTGAAGAAGTCTTTGATGCCTGTCTCACAGTCCTGCAGAGGAGATGTTTTGTAAGACTCATTCATTGGATATCAAAGCAGCCGAATTTAATTTCTGCTGATTGTACAGAGCTGCTCAAAGGTCTTACCTTGGTATCTTTTTCAGCATCAGGGCATTGGTTTTCTATAGTTCCACAACAGTTCAGCTTAAAATGGGGAGAAAAAATATGAGAAGACAAGGCATGGTATAgggagcattaaaaaaaagcaatgatTCTTTATATACATAGTTTatcataattgttttttttttctatatgtaCCACTTTCTGGTAAGAGAGGATCAAAGTGCCGTTGCTGTTTTCATTGTAGGTTTTTGCGTAGAAGTTCTGGACATCCTGAATTATCTGTGTAAGACAAGAAAAGTGAATTTGGACCATTCGTACTGCTTGCAGTATTCAAACACAGTGAAAAAATGAATGTACCCTGTCTTTGTTTAAGAATCCAAACACTCCTGCTGCCACCTCAGACCCAAAGATGATCAGCAGACAGGCAAAGAACTGGAAAAAGGGATTAAGCTTTTACTACTCGGAAGTATAAAATGCCAAAAGTGCATTTCAGTTGGAGTTTTGCTTATGATTTGTGTGCATTTTTACTCACTGAACCCAGCAGGCACTGTGATTCTCTAACGGCTCCACAGCAGCCAAAGAAACCGACCAGCATCACCAGACCGCCAGCACCAATAAGTATGTACACACCTGGAGGGACATAGAAGGTTCTTGTTAATATGCATTAATAGGAATGATATACAAAAAGTTTCTTGTGCTTATGTTAACATGCTCAGCTTTTTCCCCACATCTTGTTCTTATGGTGATTAGGTTAGGTTACAGAGTCACCAAAAGGGGGCAGCATAGGACTAGGATTGTAATCTGAGTTAGTCGGTAGCTAGTGCcaaggaaaacaaacagaggCATTATAATTTCTGATTGTACTGTTTGCTATGTAAATTGGTGCTTGGCCACATCACTTTTCAAGAGTAGCCCTTCTTGTTGTGCCCTTTAATGGCGTCCTCAGTAAATACCCTTAATAGCAAAAGCCTGACTTAGAGGGAGGTCTAAGTGGATGCTTCATGTCATGCCCCTTGGCGAACCATTTAGTGTCTCATTAGGAAACATACAGTGTATCATGGGCTGGTCTGCAGGGAGGAACTCAACAGATCCGCTCCATGTAATCTCATGCAAGTGGGGTCTGTTGTGAGGCAACAGCTCCACAGAGGGTGGTTTAAGGGAGGGCGCATCAGCTCTCATGTTATATGGGGTCAGGTcagagtgagacagagaggTCTGGTTTCTCAAAGTAAGTGCAATACAGTAACCATGCAGGTTTTTCTTTAGTTGCCTGTAAAGAGTTTAGttgacagcaggaggtgttAAATGTGCTGTCAATTAAGGATGGCTAATTAGCTTTTAACTTCTTCCATCTGGTGACAAGTGATGTTGCTGCTCGCACTGTGCCACAAGCTAAACAAAACAGTTTCTCTctttggaaaataaataaataaataactaaaatacTGGAAATcagattttcctttttcccttcGTGTCCCAAGTTATTCTATCTTCCatcttaaaaataattttcaacTAAAAAGAAATGGTCTTGTGTGGGTTTGATGCTATGGAAACAAGCCTTAGCAACTGTTGAGGGTGCTCAGCTGTGCCTGTGGGTACAGCGCTCTCGCTGTCAAACCCATGTGTAGCACTAGACGCTCAGAGGATCCGACAGGGGCCACCCATTCAGTTAAATCAAATGGACGTCTGACTCCAGTTCACAGGCACTCTCACAGAAGTGTTGAAATGCCTTAACAGTGTTATAGGATTCTGTAAGCAAATATTTCTCCCAGAGGTAGTCTACCATTACACCATGTTATCCTCCTAAGCAGTTTAGCTGGACTGggagaggaaaacaaaataGGAGTCAAGAGTAGAAGCatctattttcctaaaaagaaaCCGCCAATATCTTAAGTATGACACAAACTATGCACTCAGGACATGAAAACCCTTGTAAATCCACTCCTCTCCTCCCCTTCAACATTCAGCACTTTATTATTATGCTATGTCCAATTTTTGCTTCAAAAGTTTGCCATTTGCATGATGTAACTCTCTTTAATTGTCCATATATTCCTcccctccttctctttctttccaTCTGGGCAGATTGACCGATTAAAAGGTGGTGCACACCCGTGCGAGTCCACTAATGTATTCACACTCTGTACCGCAGTCACTTCCTGTTATTCCCACTCATCACCAGCATGAAAGTTTGCGAAATTAAAAAGTGTGAGAGAACATTTGATGCTGTAATAAGTTAATGCACATTTATCAAACAAGGGCACTCAATTGGCAAAGTTCCTGCCTTACTTCTCCATTTCTATTCCTAATATTCAGCTTAATTGTTAACAGAAACAGCAGACCTTCCCTTGACCCATTTAAAGTGATTTCCCAGCTGCATTTCTTTaaaacccaaacccaaaccGGACTTTACTAGAAAAACAACTCCCAGTGGTGACGAAAACACAATTTATCACATTCAGTTGACAACAAGCATTTTACAGAGCTTTTACCAAAACCTGTGGTGAATTAACCCACACATGTGTTGAATCAACAGCATTGTGCTGGATGTGATTCAGCGTATTGTTACACATTTATAACGTGCCAGACTTGGCTGTAAAGATGAGCGAAGGTGCGCTGTGGTACTCACCAATGAAGAAGGTATCTGGTGCCTTATCGCCGCTGAGCAGAGAAACAGTTTCTGGGTCGAAACGTAGCCACAGTCCCACTGCCAGAACGAAGGAGCCCATCAGCTGGATGGAGAAAGAACGACAGGAGACATAcactatatataaataaatgataaaaatagcTGAGAAATGATGTGCTGCTTTAATAGTAACCAAACCCTCAAAAATACCATGCATTTAATGCACTGAGTTAAGACATGCATAAAATTGCagtatatttgcaaaaataaacagACTCTTGGATAGATTTTACACTGAACTATGTTTTTCATACAAATACTATCTTTGCTCTTGATCAAGTGTCACTGTTTTAAGCAAGGATCACAAAAGCACTGCTTTTtccaagcactttttttttttttttccatttcaaacCGGCTTTCTCCttccttctcctgctgttgctgaaaaacacaacaatcccTTCACCCTCTTTATAAATTCAGTTTAAAGAAGTAGACAGGCTAACGTGTCACATTTTTGTGTCAAAACAGCACATCTGAATATCTGTCCACATTAAGGGCGGATCATCTGAGCATTTTAGTCCGTCGGAGCAGAGCAAATCCATCTTACGTAACACGGAAACACCCTTTAACGACCACTGGCTTCCCAGTGGGGAGAAAATGACCAGCTTGGCTGTGTGCAGCACTGTGGCACCTTGAGCTTAAACAGGCTCTCCTGTTTGTTTGGAAATGTGGTTACATGTCGCTCATATTTTCCTTCATCTAAACCTCTGTTACTATGTATTAAACAAAATCATACTCAAGCCTCTTACTTTAAGGGAGCGTTATACCGCAAGAAAGTGTTCTATAAGTGGTGTAAAGACCTTGAActgtatgtattttttccctttttacaGAGATGTGAGATGAGTAGCAGGGGTCACTGTGGATGCTCCACTTACAGATCAATATAAAGAGGTTTTAATGATCGCTCAGCCCCCTGAGGCCCCCTGAGGATAATCCAGTCTAAAAACCTTCATGTTGAGCTTCAAAACAACAGTAccgatacgtgtgtgtgtgtttgtgtgcagagagaaataaaatgacttGTCTAAATTGTGAGTATTTAGGAGTCACATGGTTTCTTGGCATCCTAGTTCTAGAATTTAGGTAGAccaatgtttgtgtgtctgtttatgtGTCCTCAAGCTCTGTTAGGTGAATTTATTTGGAGAAAGAAGCTCTGCTGccaaattcagacaaaaacaaactgttccatCTTAATGCTGCTTTTGGACCTTTTGTTtactttcctctttctttttcccactactgaaacatttttttttatttctttgctttGTATATCTAATCTTTCCCCTTATTCTGCTGACTCCTATcctgctttctttccactttatTTCCACAGGTAGTATTTTACAGCGTTGGTTTAAAGTGAAGCCAGCAGCTCAGCTGTAAAGCATCGGAATGGGACAGGTGCTGGGAAGCCGGTTTCCTCCCGAATCGAGGATTTAGTGTGATGCGTGGTGATGTATGGGACAGCTGAGCTCTTGGGGTTTCAGGATTAGCAGGTCCAAAGTGATAAAGCACAGCGAGGCAAAGGCTGTAGATCTGCAGACTTACTGAACGAGCCTGGATTAGCGTGGAGAGGGGCTCTGGATCTATTTAACGGTGGTATTTGTCGGAACACCTGGTGCGATGGTGTTGGTGCAAAATGTGAAGCAGTTACTGCTTCCTACTGAATTTTGTGGATATGCACACAGTGTTGTTGGAAGAGCAAGGCCATCCCAGGCTGCTGTAGATTGTGCTGCGGCTGTTTTGAAGAGCAGGTGGTTGGTTTTGAGGTTGAAAGAGGTTTGTGCTCATTACTGCTGTGATTgcatttaaaagcttttttcaaAATCACATTTCAAAACACTGCAGTCAGTAGCTGCCACGCTAAATGCATTCCCATCATGAGCCGGACTATCCCAAAGGTCCCATTAATACCCTCTCTGCTTTCATATCCCCCTGGTTTATCCCCCCCAACTCCCCTGCCACACCCCTCCCTTTTTTTCTGCTACCGCCCCCTGACTTATCCCCATGTAGCCCCCCTCCTTTAACCCCACCTCATCGCAGCCTCGCCCTCCCAATCTCACCAAAGGACAAAGACCCACTGTCTCCCTGTGACTATATGCATTAGTGCACAACAGGATGGAAACTGACAGACACAATGAAAGCGAGACTGGAATAGGGAtgggagagagaaaaggagggagTAAGTCATTAGAAGACTTTTATTTCTCCTCTGCTTGCATGCACAGACTACGGACACATTTTGTTCAGAGGCAAATATTaaaatctctccagtgtgttcTGTATAGCCAAAGTCTCAAAAACACAGATCTGAATAAAAAAACACCAGTTATTCTCTGTGTCTCCCCTTCAGTACCAATGCCTTTTATGTCTGGATATTTGCAGGAACGGATGGAAATCTTAGTATTGGAGCTTTATTGAGGTCCTTTTACAGTTTAAGGCCTGCTTTTTTAAAGTGCTGTTACATAGAGTTTTTGTGAGGGGAATTTCCATGAAAACAGGGGCTGAGCTGACACAGGGCTGTGGTCTTGGTCAGAGACAGTCTGTGGCATTATCCACTTTCTAgttcagacaaaaaaaagagctttaCTGTATATTAAACCAAAAATAGTATATAAAAGTAACAAGAAAAATCCCTTTCAAACAATTCAAATCCAGCAGTAATTGGttaagcttttttaaaaatagtcttTTGTCTAGTATATGTTtaggaaaaaacagaagcaaGGGCACATTAAAAATGATGGGCAGCACCAAAGTGTAAATAGGAGCGACATAATTATGGGTGGAGTAACTGCTATTGTACTCAGCCACAGGCGGGACTGGTGAAGTGCCCTGAAACACATCtacaaaaagtgtttttttaggctttttacCAGAAATCTTCAAAACAATGTCTTCTAAATTTATTCAGACAGTGGTCAAAGTGTGAGTAACCTGCTCCAGCTGATGTGGCAGAagtaaagcaaacaaaaaatgtcaaataacaTCATGCCATACAAGAATTATGTAAGCTGGACTGTGATGCTAGAGCCAGTGGAGTATGACATTTACAAGGGAATTAATTGCTCAACGTGTCAACATGGCATACTAGTTTTTCTTAATCCCGTGTCCTTTAGGTTCATAAGCCACTTACTTTCTATCcacccatctatccatccacccatccatccatccatccatccattttcttaattaTCCCAGCTGACATTTGAATGTTTACTAAAGTGAGCTCCCTTTAGCTTACTGTTATCCTTCAGATGGTTCCTGTTCTGCTGCATGCGTGTTAAAAGTCCTAGATACTACATATAAAAATGACCCCAgtgctctgttttgtttttgtttgtcttttagtTGGTTGGTTTGGTTGCATTAAATAATGTATAAACATTCAGGTAGGGGATTTTCCAGTTCTGTTTCAGTTCTCTTTGTACTGTTACATCTTGACTTTATGAGTCTTgtggctttcattttctttggaTAAGGTCATTTCATTTCTATGAAAAACTTGGTACTCTCCCTAGGAGGCTCTTTCATTTTCAATTAGAAAGAAAGTATGTCTTCCTTTCTAATTTATTATgggaaaaatatgtttttgtgttaaatTATACCATGGTTTACAGAATGCAGATTAAAATATTTGATATGTTTGATACATGAAAAAGCAGCTGGCGCATACTTAGATCCTACTCTATTTAGAAATTGCATCAGATGCTCCTTAGAtgtaaaaaaggagaacaaaaCTTTCTCTCCATGTGATACCCAGTGTTACTAGCTCATTAACTGACTCATAAGTAAAAACGTTGCTTGCTGTTTGACTCTGTGCATCAGATAAATGGTATCATTTGTAACAAATTGAGCAACTGTGGAAGAAAAAATTACAAGCACATGTGTGACCTTTTTAAGATGATAATCTCTGCACAAGAACAAGGACATTATTTTCTGTTGGACTGATAACTGGTAAACTAAAGTTGCCTAGTGCACCTTTTGTGCATAACACTCTGAGACAGTGTTTGCCTTGTAGCCTTCTGTTTACCTTGCTGGCTTAATTTTTTACTAAATAGGGCAAAGAACACAGAGCAGACAAGGCAGCAAGGTATTGATGGTCTGTTTACAGAAGAAATATGGTGAAATATACACAATAGATTGGCCTGTGTTTAATCAGTGGCCTTTTCTTTAACAGGGTTCTGCGGGAATCTCATCTCACCAGAATGGTGAGAgatggagtgtgtgtgtctgtgtgtgtttcatgtgtaTAACTACAGTAATATCACTCTTTATATACTTGAGGTAAAAAAAcgatttattttctgtttaacgGTCTACAGTCAGAGTATTAGTGTTCAACCGTCAACTGGGGCTCACGAGGGGATTTCAAAGAAATCCTATTTGCTTTCATCATTCACTTCTCTTCATCACTCACTCCATAAACAACAGAGAGGACTGTGGCCCAGCGGGAATTGGCGTGCAATGATTATGAGTGGTGGGTAATCAAGCAGACTAAAAACTGCAAATGAAgaatagtttctgttttttttttctttttttctcatttgtaaCACAAGCAGTCGGCATTCATCCACAGAGCACTCCAACACGCTCATACTGatctgttttctgtctttatctGGGTCAAATTCAAGCCAACTGTCCCTCTTACACCATGTGAGCACGCACACACTATCCCTCTCAATCTCCCAATGACCCTTTTCTCTTCTATCACATTCACTGTCTGCCTCACTGTACATCCTCCATCTCTAAATCTTTAACTCTTGCCTATCAGACAGCTAACTCTTTCTCACTCTGTCACATCTCTCATTTTTACCCCTCGGCATGCAAGTGTCCACTTGCAGGTTCCATCAAGCCAGGGATAGTGGAGTTTGCCAATGGTGGGACCAGTCAATTGTAGGACAAGTGGAACTCATGCAAGCTTTGCTGCTTAGCCGGGCAGGAGCAGCAGCCTGAAATTATGCCATTGTCCTGGTGTCACAATAGATCCTTTCACAGGGCGCTCAGCGCCTGATCCACTCCACAGATGCTTGTTGGAAAAGTCTCTTTCACACGCGcaaagatacacacacacaaagaaacttGTCCATGAGTGGTGAGTGTGAACAGTGGCATAAATAAAGGCAAAGTGCAGCCCAACACTCACGGTCACACACAAAGAATACCCACGGGGGGAGACCAGTGTTTTCTCGACTTGATCTTGTGCTTGTTTACCGCTGTAAGGAATGAATGGACAAAATTGTGAGGTTTGTTCGCATGTGGAAAGCGTGTGCACAAGACAAAATAACACACCGACGTATACCCATCATTGACAGCCACCTGACTGTCTGGAGTAGCATGAGTTTATCTCTGAGTGCtgcttttaaagaaaacagaagtggGAGTAGAGCTTTTCTTGATTACAAGTCAGTTGACAGTTTGTGTTAATGAGGCAATTCAGCACATAGCGCAAAGAGCTCAGCTTGTTTTCCACGCTGCTGTGTGTCTCAAtctctgtccctctctgccTTTTCATTCAGTCTTCCTTTCAAAAACACGCTTCCCCGGGAAGAAGAAGGGGGGCGGGTTTTTCCTCTGTGGAAAATCTGATTTGAGACCGGAGAGCCAAAACTAAAAAACCTCTAGCTGTCACCCTTTCAGCGCCACGCAGAATAGCCTAAACCTACGCTGGAAAGCAACTAAATAAAGCGCATATTCGTGGGTGAAAACTGCAAAGCGCCTTTGCATCGCCGCTAAAACACCACGTGGACGCGAAAGTCTGCCGCGCGGCGTGAGAGTTGGTATTCCGCACTGCTGCACTTGCTCGTCATTTATTTACGCGCAACTTGCATCTCATCAGCACCAGAACCGAAAACATCCACTTACCCAGAATATGAAGTTGAACACGAACAGCAGGTATTTCACGCATTTCATTCCTCCCTCCACCTTCCCCATTGCGGCTGAATGACAGTTTTCTGTTTATCTCCGTAAAATACTCAGATGGTTACCGTGACTCTGAACAAAGAGGAAACAGCGGTTTAGCCCACAGCGACAGCACTTCAGCATCAAGAGACGCTGTCACGgtagcctttctctctctctctctctctctctctctctaccacacacacacacacacacacacacacacactgcaggatCCGCTTAGACTCTTTCCAGACCGCCCCTTTCAATAATGCAGAGGGTGGCAGAAGGGG contains:
- the LOC116330811 gene encoding CD9 antigen-like, which gives rise to MGKVEGGMKCVKYLLFVFNFIFWLMGSFVLAVGLWLRFDPETVSLLSGDKAPDTFFIGVYILIGAGGLVMLVGFFGCCGAVRESQCLLGSFFACLLIIFGSEVAAGVFGFLNKDRIIQDVQNFYAKTYNENSNGTLILSYQKVLNCCGTIENQCPDAEKDTKDCETGIKDFFNSKLFIVGYVGIGIAGVMIIGMIFSMVLCCAIRNSREVI